The Raphanus sativus cultivar WK10039 chromosome 2, ASM80110v3, whole genome shotgun sequence genome includes a region encoding these proteins:
- the LOC108829987 gene encoding uncharacterized protein LOC108829987, whose amino-acid sequence MEKSQRFNKDTNTNIGFCLLPSELIQNILFHLCIPEIIRMKLLNKFVLNTISDQSFIRQLNHGSQRDTWIFVYTRRWRRDNGVLHGFSNRSVRWFKIPVAEILTGEVFPGEDLYLLTASGNFLLFASNTHSGIIAVDLVDKSVRRISSCPLGPRGTSSWRRSGMKLVPDPSNPSHFRFMFAEMVNNRPVLFTYHSNTTTWTTKEAEEVNNWGYKKNNNVFLSLSNRPHESIVMSVDDVDGSMTNRVPVILRPRMNQEAIRGCPSSVGFSRNDLESQLLHIHGDEYKVVIRLDTIELSKMKRMKSLEVWEISSNGEKWELVSRAPSEVISNKPCGVMMGCLERRLGVIRVALMTNREGLWNIIWMDYDKEKDKWEWVPLPHCRFLQGSNMAGISFSSGLTFSL is encoded by the coding sequence atggAGAAAAGCCAAAGATTTAACAAAGACACAAACACCAACATAGGCTTCTGCCTTCTTCCCTCTGAGCTCATACAAAACATTTTATTCCATCTTTGTATACCTGAGATCATCCGAATGAAACTACTCAACAAGTTTGTCTTAAACACAATCTCCGACCAAAGCTTTATCAGACAACTCAACCATGGATCACAGAGAGACACATGGATCTTTGTCTATACAAGGCGTTGGCGTCGCGACAACGGTGTGCTTCACGGATTTTCCAACCGTTCTGTACGGTGGTTCAAGATTCCGGTGGCTGAAATTTTGACCGGTGAGGTTTTTCCCGGTGAAGATTTATATTTACTAACGGCTAGCGGtaattttcttctctttgcttCTAATACTCATAGTGGAATCATAGCCGTTGATCTCGTGGACAAGAGTGTTAGAAGAATCAGCTCATGTCCTTTAGGTCCACGTGGCACGTCCTCGTGGAGACGGTCCGGTATGAAGCTTGTACCTGATCCATCAAATCCAAGTCATTTCCGGTTTATGTTTGCTGAGATGGTAAATAACCGGCCGGTTCTGTTTACGTATCATTCTAACACAACCACGTGGACTACTAAAGAAGCAGAGGAAGTAAATAACTGGGGttataagaaaaacaataatGTTTTCTTAAGCTTATCAAACCGACCTCACGAGAGTATTGTGATGAGCGTGGACGATGTTGATGGGTCGATGACAAACCGGGTTCCAGTGATTTTGAGGCCAAGGATGAACCAAGAGGCGATAAGAGGATGCCCATCAAGTGTTGGATTCAGCAGGAACGATCTAGAGAGTCAGTTGTTACATATACATGGAGATGAATACAAAGTGGTTATTAGGTTAGACACAATAGAGTTATCAAAGATGAAGCGGATGAAGAGTCTAGAGGTTTGGGAGATAAGCTCAAATGGTGAGAAGTGGGAGTTAGTGTCAAGAGCTCCTAGCGAAGTGATCAGCAACAAGCCTTGTGGTGTGATGATGGGATGCTTAGAGAGGAGACTAGGGGTGATTAGAGTGGCTTTGATGACGAACCGTGAGGGTTTATGGAATATTATATGGATGGATTATGATAAGGAGAAGGATAAGTGGGAATGGGTCCCATTGCCACATTGTAGATTCTTGCAAGGCTCAAATATGGCCGGTATTAGCTTTTCTTCTGGTCTCACTTTTTCTTTGTAA
- the LOC108822956 gene encoding glycine-rich RNA-binding protein RZ1B, translating into MTMDDNNSVYVGGLPYDITEEALRRVFSPYGTVLDIKIVNDQSVRGKCYGFVTFSNRRSADDAIQDMDGKRIGGRAVRVNEVTTRFGGRLNPGALGRFQPQSPDGRSDFSCERDRYYRERDRSQGRRRDHYEHDMVVVDRNGYKERVFEGGEWRGDSGRGVNGTSGHQGRSQETKRDDSSMLDGGRGRDGKDHISNSSGDHSFQPREEIEAMIKTRDVLHDEVLVMEERLRAKEDSCTDLQKKCERLEDLLNDEKKLTSQRRKELAKLHKSFSRVRECTDNLKDCEQELQSLVNSVAREGGVAGADEGLENGYA; encoded by the exons ATGACGATGGACGATAATAACTCCGTCTACGTCGGCGGCCTCCCTTACGACATCACCGAGGAAGCTCTCCGCCGTGTTTTCTCCCCTTACGGCACCGTTCTCGACATCAAG ATTGTGAATGATCAAAGCGTAAGAGGGAAATGCTACGGCTTTGTCACATTCTCGAATCGAAGATCGGCTGATGATGCTATCCAAGACATGGATGGCAaa AGAATCGGTGGGCGTGCGGTGCGTGTGAATGAGGTGACGACGAGGTTTGGTGGaaggttgaatccaggtgctCTGGGGAGGTTTCAACCACAGAGCCCTGATGGGAGAAGTGATTTTAGTTGTGAAAGGGATCGGTACTACAGGGAAAGGGATAGGTCTCAGGGCAGGAGAAGAGATCACTATGAGCAtgatatggtggtggtggatagGAATGGTTACAAGGAGAGAGTTTTCGAAGGAGGAGAGTGGCGTGGGGATAGTGGTAGGGGAGTCAACGGGACCAGTGGTCACCAAGGAAGGAGCCAAGAGACAAAGAGAGACGATAG TTCTATGCTTGATGGTGGGCGTGGCAGAGATGGCAAAGATCACATCTCTAACTCAAGTGGAGATCACAGTTTTCAG CCGAGAGAAGAAATTGAAGCGATGATTAAGACGCGTGACGTGCTTCATGATGAG GTGCTGGTGATGGAAGAAAGACTGAGAGCAAAAGAAGATTCGTGCACAGACCTACAGAAGAAGTGTGAG AGATTAGAAGATTTATTGAACGATGAAAAGAAATTGACTTCACAACGCCGAAAAGAATTGGCAAAG CTACATAAGTCATTTTCAAGAGTCAGAGAGTGCACGGACAACCTGAAAGACTGTGAACAGGAACTCCAG tCGCTTGTTAATTCAGTAGCTAGAGAAGGCGGCGTGGCTGGTGCTGATGAAGGACTAGAAAACGGGTACGCGTAA
- the LOC108824313 gene encoding GDP-fucose transporter 1: MSPSSRKQHYATSSLVVGYALCSSLLAVINKLAITFFNYPGLLTALQYLTSSLSVLLLGKSGLLRHDPFTLPTAKKFLPAAVVFYLAIFTNTNLLRHANVDTFIVFRSLTPLLVSLADTLFRSQPPPSRLTFLSLLVILAGAVGYVANDSAFTLTAYSWALGYLVTITTEMVYIKHMVSSLELNTWGFVLYNNLLSLMIAPVFWFLTGEHTEVFAAVSANGGSLFEPVAFFAVALSCVFGFLISFFGFAARQAISATAFTVTGVVNKFLTVVINVLVWDKHATPVGLVCLLVTICGGVGYQQSVTVVKKPTNGTGKVDDDESMELIPDVKQR; encoded by the exons ATGTCACCCTCCTCCCGCAAACAACACTACGCAACGAGCAGCCTCGTAGTCGGCTACGCGCTCTGCTCCAGCCTCCTCGCCGTCATCAACAAACTCGCAATCACCTTCTTCAACTACCCAGGCCTCCTCACCGCCCTCCAGTACCTAACCTCCTCCCTCTCCGTCCTCCTCCTCGGCAAATCCGGCCTCCTCCGCCACGACCCCTTCACCCTCCCCACAGCCAAGAAGTTCCTCCCCGCCGCCGTCGTCTTCTACCTCGCCATCTTCACCAACACCAACCTCCTCCGCCACGCCAACGTCGACACCTTCATCGTCTTCCGCTCCCTCACCCCTCTCCTCGTCTCTCTCGCCGACACCCTCTTCCGCTCCCAGCCCCCTCCCTCCCGCCTCACCTTCCTCTCTCTCCTCGTCATCCTCGCCGGCGCCGTCGGCTACGTGGCCAACGACTCCGCCTTCACCCTAACCGCCTATTCCTGGGCCCTGGGGTATCTCGTCACCATCACAACCGAGATGGTCTACATCAAGCACATGGTCTCGAGCCTCGAGCTGAACACGTGGGGTTTCGTGCTCTACAACAACCTCTTGTCTCTGATGATCGCTCCCGTGTTTTGGTTTCTCACCGGGGAACACACGGAGGTTTTCGCGGCGGTGAGTGCGAACGGAGGGAGCTTGTTCGAGCCCGTTGCGTTTTTCGCCGTGGCCTTGTCGTGTGTGTTTGGTTTTCTTATTAGCTTCTTTGGGTTTGCTGCGAGGCAAGCGATCTCCGCGACTGCTTTTACCGTGACTGGTGTGGTGAACAAGTTTTTGACTGTGGTGATTAATGTTTTGGTTTGGGATAAGCATGCCACTCCTGTTGGGTTGGTTTGTTTACTTGTTACTATCTGTGGTGGTGTTGGGTATCAGCAGTCTGTGACCGTTGTTAAGAAACCGACCAATGGTACCGGGAaggttgatgatgatgagtcgATGGAGTTGATTCCGG ATGTGAAACAGCGGTGA
- the LOC108824367 gene encoding uncharacterized protein LOC108824367, with translation MIGREEGNDGFPMATAAMKKRRIEEEEEEEEVVSSQIPDDKEGLLEFMDQRAKSIQRCKDQISILERKLAEERNLMADAETKFLQLDRVETDTFSKAKPKMPGKTGSLLDKAMKTAANGTSTPHVRGDEKMVYETSPPHPRGEKDPSLKLPPIILPPSFKRKASAQAQPAVTRSSSFPREEGRRSHASISNGVVRKASAPVRQEVNETAQQAQPAVTRSSSFPREEGRRSHDTISNGVVRETQARDNHIDNKGFAKPKIRVSSNISGQARQEKSEFHGHDELIALIGRSSLRPTIKSRTEAMLPSGHTKRMRCLAVSLSNRDLFATSALDAVVHFWKLHSNRSSATLINTVNRVGLDQKRWAEDIAWHPHRSELFSVYTADEGHAQISAIYLNEGRESCESKFLKDRPHSKGLINRIMFTPWDDPCFITGGCDHAVVLWREQQRERNAWKSRLLHRDLHSSSVMGVAGMSHKNLVLSCGDDRRFVGFDARAEKATFTHRLDNRCTNLLPNPRDVNLVMVHTRQLDRQLRLYDVRLPQTELFCFGWKQESSESQSALINQSWSPDGLHISSGSSDPVIHIFDIRYNAPSPSLSVKAHKKRVFKAEWQSSQQLVSISTDLEIGIHKLW, from the exons ATGATTGGTCGGGAAGAGGGAAACGACGGCTTCCCAATGGCGACGGCAGCGATGAAGAAACGGagaatcgaagaagaagaagaggaagaagaagtagTGTCAAGTCAAATCCCAGATGATAAAGAAGGTTTATTAGAGTTCATGGACCAGCGTGCCAAATCAATCCAACGCTGTAAAGACCAGATTTCAATCCTCGAGAGAAAg CTTGCTGAAGAGAGAAACTTGATGGCAGATGCGGAGACAAAATTTTTACAACTTGATCGAGTTGAAACTGATACCTTCTCTAAGGCAAAACCAAAGATGCCTGGTAAAACTGGAAGTTTACTTGATAAGGCGATGAAGACTGCTGCTAATGGAACCTCTACTCCACATGTGCGTGGTGATGAGAAGATGGTGTATGAAACCTCTCCTCCACATCCACGCGGTGAGAAGGATCCTTCGTTGAAGTTGCCGCCCATTATTTTACCGCCTTCTTTCAAGAGGAAAGCTTCTGCACAAGCTCAGCCAGCGGTTACAAGGAGCTCTAGTTTCCCGAGGGAAGAAGGCAGGAGGTCGCATGCCAGTATATCTAATGGAGTGGTGAGGAAAGCTTCTGCGCCTGTCAGACAAGAAGTGAATGAGACCGCACAACAAGCGCAGCCAGCGGTTACAAGGAGTTCTAGTTTCCCAAGGGAAGAAGGCAGGAGATCTCATGACACTATATCTAATGGAGTGGTGAGGGAAACTCAAGCTCGAGATAACCACATTGATAATAAGGGTTTTGCTAAGCCAAAGATCAGAGTTTCTTCTAACATTTCTGGACAAGCTCGACAGGAGAAGTCCg aGTTCCATGGACATGATGAGTTGATAGCGCTTATAGGTAGGAGTTCTTTGCGTCCAACTATTAAAAGTCGTACCGAAGCTATGCTACCAAGTGGCCACACGAAAAGAATGAGATGTCTTGCTGTTTCTCTTTCTAACCGTGATCTTTTTGCTACAAG TGCATTGGATGCAGTTGTTCATTTTTGGAAGCTTCACTCTAATAG GTCCTCGGCTACTCTGATCAATACGGTTAATCGGGTAGGATTAGATCAGAAGAGATGGGCAGAAGATATAGCTTGGCATCCTCACAGAAGTGAACTTTTCTCTGTGTATACCGCAGATGAAGGTCATGCTCAGATATCAGCAATATATCTGAACGAAGGTAGAGAG AGTTGTGAGTCGAAATTTCTGAAGGACAGGCCTCACAGCAAAGGACTCATCAACAGAATCATGTTCACGCCTTGGGATGATCCTTGTTTCATCACAGGCGGGTGTGACCACGCAGTAGTGTTGTGGCGTGAACAACAACGTGAGCGCAACGCATGGAAGTCGAGGCTTCTGCACAGGGACTTGCACTCGTCATCTGTGATGGGAGTTGCTGGAATGAGCCATAAGAATCTCGTCTTGTCATGTGGAGACGACAGGAGATTCGTCGGGTTCGATGCACGAGCAGAGAAAGCCACGTTTACGCATAGACTAGACAACAGATGCACAAACTTGCTGCCTAACCCGCGAGATGTTAATCTTGTCATGGTCCACACGAGGCAGCTAGACAGGCAGCTTCGGTTGTACGATGTGAGATTGCCTCAGACGGAACTGTTTTGTTTTGGGTGGAAGCAAGAAAGCAGTGAGTCACAGTCGGCTCTAATCAACCAGTCTTGGTCTCCGGATGGTTTGCACATCTCGTCTGGCTCTTCAGACCCTGTGATCCACATCTTTGATATCCGGTACAATGCACCTAGCCCGTCTCTCTCGGTCAAAGCTCATAAGAAGAGGGTGTTCAAAGCTGAGTGGCAGTCTTCTCAGCAACTAGTCTCCATCTCGACAGATTTAGAAATTGGGATTCACAAGCTATGGTGA